The Anomaloglossus baeobatrachus isolate aAnoBae1 chromosome 10, aAnoBae1.hap1, whole genome shotgun sequence genome has a segment encoding these proteins:
- the LOC142255263 gene encoding leukotriene B4 receptor 1-like: MISCNLSEEINQHPQYIAIKAVGATILLSLAFIIGIPGNILVMWSIYGKLKNISVTMLLIGNLALADFNILLFLPIWIYTFAVNEWIFGLVFCKFLLYVVYFNLYASIFLITLLSVERFLAVFRPFPLQRWTRRRVFKKITILIWIIAALLGIHSLPFHNSKQSQQPFQCVLHEYNNDTQKLVLLILESCFGFLVPFCIIVICYTNLWRKLREMRFVGRRKSDKIIVIVVATFIICWIPHHIFNIVSITSVFLGSCRLERIVDIGSSISGALVFLNSCLNPLFYFYYAFRMKSPTNILRLKMYFEKIGGTETEQKPSENTENTTDRSHIDDSALVVPKV, from the coding sequence ATgatttcttgtaacctttctgaagAAATTAATCAGCATCCGCAGTATATTGCCATAAAGGCTGTTGGAGCTACCATTTTATTGTCTTTGGCTTTCATCATTGGGATTCCAGGAAACATCTTGGTAATGTGGAGCATTTATGGAAAGTTGAAGAATATTTCGGTCACTATGCTGTTAATCGGAAATCTCGCACTCGCTGACTTCAACATTTTGTTATTCCTACCGATTTGGATATATACCTTTGCAGTTAACGAATGGATTTTTGGACTTGTCTTTTGTAAGTTTTTGCTATATGTTGTTTATTTTAATTTGTACGCCAGTATCTTCCTCATAACTCTGTTGAGTGTAGAACGGTTCTTGGCTGTTTTTAGACCTTTTCCCCTCCAAAGATGGACCAGACGAcgagtttttaaaaaaattaccATTTTAATTTGGATTATAGCCGCGCTACTCGGTATTCACTCTCTTCCTTTCCATAACTCAAAGCAAAGTCAACAACCATTCCAATGCGTTCTACATGAATACAACAATGATACACAAAAGCTGGTTTTGCTAATTTTGGAATCCTGTTTTGGATTTTTGGTTCCATTTTGCATTATTGTTATCTGCTACACAAACTTATGGAGAAAACTCAGAGAAATGAGATTTGTTGGCCGACGGAAATCAGATAAAATAATCGTCATTGTGGTGGCCACTTTTATCATATGTTGGATTCCCCATCATATATTCAACATTGTTAGTATCACCTCTGTTTTTTTGGGCTCCTGCCGACTTGAAAGAATTGTGGACATTGGAAGTAGCATTTCTGGGGCTTTGGTGTTCCTAAACAGTTGTTTAAAtcctcttttttatttttattatgcaTTTAGAATGAAAAGTCCTACCAATATTCTCAGGCTAAAAATGTATTTTGAGAAAATTGGAGGAACGGAGACAGAACAGAAGCCAAGTGAAAATACTGAAAATACCACGGACAGAAGCCATATTGATGACAGCGCTTTGGTTGTTCCTAAAGTTTAA